The following coding sequences are from one Diospyros lotus cultivar Yz01 chromosome 7, ASM1463336v1, whole genome shotgun sequence window:
- the LOC127805784 gene encoding protein STRICTOSIDINE SYNTHASE-LIKE 4-like isoform X2, which translates to MDKDDSSSSSSSSSSSSSRSWMNRACLSFVISCTIAITLQILLFSPISPDSLHLPPGPTSSFHDLLPTNKHLQRVIKLGQGLLDKPEDVCIDDEKGLLYTATRDGWIRRLHYTRRNGSTITTSSSWEDWKLIHSNALLGITTTAAGDLIVCDAHQGLLKVGEDGVTLLAADVNGTKIRFADDVIEAADGSLYFSVASTKFGLENWYLDVLEAKPHGQLLKYDPSLNHTSLVLDGLHFANGVALSADQTYLVVCETWKFRCLKYWLSGEDQGKTQIFVDNLPGGPDNINLAPDGSFWIALLELTAGGFEFVHTSKAVKQILVTTFPGLILKRVQGMHKKASVVKVGSDGKIISKLDDPDGLVMSFVTSALEFDDHLYLGSLNLDFLGKLPLRSL; encoded by the exons ATGGATAAGGAtgattcctcctcctcctcctcctcctcctcctccagcAGCAGCAGAAGTTGGATGAATAGAGCTTGTTTAAGCTTTGTAATAAGTTGTACAATTGCCATCACTCTTCAAATCCTCCTCTTCTCCCCAATATCTCCAGACTCACTTCATCTACCCCCGGGTCCAACTTCCTCCTTTCATGATCTACTTCCCACAAATAAGCACTTGCAGAGAGTGATCAAACTTGGTCAAGGACTTCTGGACAAGCCAGAAGACgtatgtattgatgatgaaaaggGCCTCCTCTATACGGCTACAAGAGATGGTTGGATCAGAAGATTGCACTACACAAGAAGAAATGGATCCACCATCACCACCAGCAGCAGCTGGGAGGACTGGAAGCTCATTCACAGCAATGCTTTGCTTGGAATAACAACAACAGCAGCAGGCGACCTCATCGTTTGTGATGCTCATCAG GGTTTGCTCAAGGTTGGTGAAGATGGTGTAACTCTTCTTGCAGCTGATGTTAATGGCACCAAGATCAG gttcgCGGACGACGTGATTGAAGCAGCAGATGGTAGCTTGTACTTCAGCGTTGCAAGCACCAAATTTGGGCTTGAAAACTGGTACCTGGACGTGCTAGAGGCCAAACCTCACGGGCAGCTTCTCAAGTACGATCCCTCCTTGAACCACACATCGCTTGTGCTTGACGGGCTTCATTTTGCAAATGGCGTCGCGCTCTCTGCAGACCAAACTTATCTGGTAGTCTGCGAGACTTGGAA ATTCAGGTGCCTCAAGTATTGGTTGAGCGGGGAAGACCAGGGGAAAACACAGATATTCGTGGACAATCTTCCTGGTGGGCCTGATAACATCAATCTTGCTCCCGATGGCTCTTTTTGGATAGCTCTGCTGGAG TTAACCGCAGGGGGGTTTGAGTTTGTTCACACATCCAAGGCGGTGAAGCAGATACTGGTAACAACATTTCCGGGATTAATATTGAAGCGGGTGCAGGGCATGCACAAGAAAGCAAGTGTAGTAAAAGTGGGAAGCGATGGCAAGATAATCTCCAAATTGGATGATCCCGACGGTCTAGTCATGTCCTTTGTCACCTCTGCCCTCGAGTTTGATGACCATCTCTACCTAGGAAGTCTAAATCTTGACTTCCTCGGGAAACTGCCGCTTCGCTCGCTCTGA
- the LOC127805784 gene encoding protein STRICTOSIDINE SYNTHASE-LIKE 4-like isoform X1 — protein MDKDDSSSSSSSSSSSSSRSWMNRACLSFVISCTIAITLQILLFSPISPDSLHLPPGPTSSFHDLLPTNKHLQRVIKLGQGLLDKPEDVCIDDEKGLLYTATRDGWIRRLHYTRRNGSTITTSSSWEDWKLIHSNALLGITTTAAGDLIVCDAHQGLLKVGEDGVTLLAADVNGTKISCGDMVFKKKKKKIRFADDVIEAADGSLYFSVASTKFGLENWYLDVLEAKPHGQLLKYDPSLNHTSLVLDGLHFANGVALSADQTYLVVCETWKFRCLKYWLSGEDQGKTQIFVDNLPGGPDNINLAPDGSFWIALLELTAGGFEFVHTSKAVKQILVTTFPGLILKRVQGMHKKASVVKVGSDGKIISKLDDPDGLVMSFVTSALEFDDHLYLGSLNLDFLGKLPLRSL, from the exons ATGGATAAGGAtgattcctcctcctcctcctcctcctcctcctccagcAGCAGCAGAAGTTGGATGAATAGAGCTTGTTTAAGCTTTGTAATAAGTTGTACAATTGCCATCACTCTTCAAATCCTCCTCTTCTCCCCAATATCTCCAGACTCACTTCATCTACCCCCGGGTCCAACTTCCTCCTTTCATGATCTACTTCCCACAAATAAGCACTTGCAGAGAGTGATCAAACTTGGTCAAGGACTTCTGGACAAGCCAGAAGACgtatgtattgatgatgaaaaggGCCTCCTCTATACGGCTACAAGAGATGGTTGGATCAGAAGATTGCACTACACAAGAAGAAATGGATCCACCATCACCACCAGCAGCAGCTGGGAGGACTGGAAGCTCATTCACAGCAATGCTTTGCTTGGAATAACAACAACAGCAGCAGGCGACCTCATCGTTTGTGATGCTCATCAG GGTTTGCTCAAGGTTGGTGAAGATGGTGTAACTCTTCTTGCAGCTGATGTTAATGGCACCAAGATCAG TTGTGGTGACATggtattcaaaaaaaaaaaaaaaaaaatcaggttcgCGGACGACGTGATTGAAGCAGCAGATGGTAGCTTGTACTTCAGCGTTGCAAGCACCAAATTTGGGCTTGAAAACTGGTACCTGGACGTGCTAGAGGCCAAACCTCACGGGCAGCTTCTCAAGTACGATCCCTCCTTGAACCACACATCGCTTGTGCTTGACGGGCTTCATTTTGCAAATGGCGTCGCGCTCTCTGCAGACCAAACTTATCTGGTAGTCTGCGAGACTTGGAA ATTCAGGTGCCTCAAGTATTGGTTGAGCGGGGAAGACCAGGGGAAAACACAGATATTCGTGGACAATCTTCCTGGTGGGCCTGATAACATCAATCTTGCTCCCGATGGCTCTTTTTGGATAGCTCTGCTGGAG TTAACCGCAGGGGGGTTTGAGTTTGTTCACACATCCAAGGCGGTGAAGCAGATACTGGTAACAACATTTCCGGGATTAATATTGAAGCGGGTGCAGGGCATGCACAAGAAAGCAAGTGTAGTAAAAGTGGGAAGCGATGGCAAGATAATCTCCAAATTGGATGATCCCGACGGTCTAGTCATGTCCTTTGTCACCTCTGCCCTCGAGTTTGATGACCATCTCTACCTAGGAAGTCTAAATCTTGACTTCCTCGGGAAACTGCCGCTTCGCTCGCTCTGA